A DNA window from Vigna angularis cultivar LongXiaoDou No.4 chromosome 1, ASM1680809v1, whole genome shotgun sequence contains the following coding sequences:
- the LOC108323931 gene encoding 60S ribosomal protein L17-2 — protein sequence MVKYSREPNNPTKSCKARGADLRVHFKNTRETAFAIRKLPLVKAKRYLEDVLAHKQAIPFRRFCRGVGRTAQAKSRHSNGQGRWPAKSAKFILDLLKNAESNAEVKGLDVDALYISHIQVNQAQKQRRRTYRAHGRINPYMSSPCHIELILSEKEEPVRKEPETKLATSKKSQALRSGASS from the exons ATG GTGAAGTACTCAAGGGAGCCTAACAATCCCACTAAGT CATGCAAGGCTAGAGGCGCCGACCTTAGGGTTCATTTCAAG AACACTAGGGAAACTGCCTTTGCAATCAGGAAGTTGCCCCTGGTTAAGGCTAAACGGTATTTGGAAGATGTCCTTGCCCACAAACAGGCCATTCCATTCAGGCGTTTCTGCCGTGGTGTTGGAAGGACAGCCCAAGCGAAGAGTAGACACTCAAACGGCCAAGGAAGGTGGCCTGCCAAATCAGCAAAATTCATCCTTGACTTGCTTAAAAATGCCGAGAGCAATGCTGAA GTGAAAGGTTTGGATGTTGATGCTCTCTACATTTCCCATATCCAAGTCAATCAAGCGCAGAAGCAAAGACGCCGAACATACCGAGCCCATGGAAGAATCAATC CTTATATGTCATCCCCGTGCCACATTGAGTTGATATTGTCGGAAAAGGAAGAACCTGTCAGGAAGGAG CCCGAGACGAAGTTGGCGACAAGCAAGAAATCCCAAGCTCTTCGAAGTGGTGCCTCTTCTTAG
- the LOC108331313 gene encoding probable arabinosyltransferase ARAD1 produces MYRNVLLTFVFVIVLLLSYSIFIGNVDVRSYFFPHLKLSASAPAPCAPDLSLRVFMYNLPRRFNVGMIDRHNTAETPVTVEDWPPWPTNWGLKKQHSVEYWMMGSLLHDVEGREVVRVSDPELANAFFVPFFSSLSFNTHGHNMKDPATETDRQLQVDLMEFLKKSKYWQRSGGRDHVFPVTHPNAFRFLRDQLNDSIQVVVDFGRYPKRMSNLNKDVVSPYVHVVESLTVDEPQDPYESRSTLLFFRGRTYRKDEGIVRVKLAKILSGYDDVHYERSVATEENIKLSSKGMRSSKFCLHPAGDTPSSCRLFDAIVSHCVPVIVSDQIELPFEDEIDYSQFSIFFSTKEALQPGYMVDQLRKFPKQKWTEMWKQLKNVSHHYEFHYPPKREDAVSMLWRQVKYKLPGVSLSVHRSRRLKIPDWWLRK; encoded by the exons ATGTATAGAAATGTGCTTCTTACATTCGTTTTCGTGATTGTCCTCCTTCTTTCGTACTCAATTTTTATAGGCAACGTCGATGTTCGATCTTATTTCTTTCCTCACTTAAAGTTATCCGCGTCTGCACCCGCTCCCTGTGCACCTGATTTATCTCTTCGGGTCTTCATGTACAATCTCCCTCGCCGCTTCAACGTTGGCATGATTGACCGCCACAATACGGCGGAGACACCCGTCACCGTGGAGGACTGGCCACCGTGGCCCACGAATTGGGGGCTGAAGAAGCAGCACAGCGTGGAGTACTGGATGATGGGGTCGCTTCTCCACGATGTCGAGGGCAGAGAAGTGGTTAGGGTTTCGGACCCGGAACTCGCCAATGCCTTCTTCGTCCCGTTCTTCTCTTCGCTCAGTTTCAACACGCACGGCCACAACATGAAGGATCCCGCCACGGAGACGGATCGCCAATTGCAG GTTGATTTAATGGAATTCTTAAAGAAATCCAAATACTGGCAGAGGTCGGGAGGTAGAGACCATGTATTTCCTGTCACACACCCCAATGCCTTTAGGTTCCTACGAGATCAGTTGAATGATTCTATTCAGGTTGTTGTGGATTTTGGTCGCTACCCTAAGCGCATGTCTAATTTGAACAAAGATGTAGTGTCCCCATATGTGCATGTTGTGGAGTCTTTAACGGTAGATGAGCCTCAAGATCCGTATGAGTCTCGCTCCACGCTGCTTTTCTTCCGAGGGAGAACTTACAGGAAAGAT GAAGGGATTGTCCGTGTTAAACTAGCAAAGATACTTTCTGGTTATGATGATGTTCACTATGAGCGAAGTGTTGCTacagaagaaaatataaaattg TCATCTAAAGGGATGCGTTCATCGAAGTTCTGTTTGCATCCAGCAGGAGACACACCGTCATCTTGTCGGCTTTTTGATGCCATTGTGAGTCACTGTGTTCCTGTCATTGTTAGTGATCAAATTGAGCTCCCATTTGAGGATGAGATTGACTACTCCCAGTTCTCGATTTTCTTCTCTACCAAAGAGGCATTACAGCCTGGCTACATGGTCGATCAACTTCGTAAATTTCCAAAACAGAAATGGACTGAAATGTGGAAGCAACTAAAAAACGTCTCCCATCATTATGAATTCCACTACCCTCCTAAAAGAGAAGATGCTGTCAGTATGTTGTGGAGACAGGTCAAGTACAAACTACCAGGGGTCAGCCTTTCTGTTCATCGAAGCCGGAGGTTAAAAATCCCAGATTGGTGGTTGAGGAAATGA